The genomic region GGGTTCGACCGCCCCTCCGCCGCCAGCGCCGCCACCCGCCGCTCGGTCCCGGTGAGCGCGGCCGGACCGGTGTGCTCGGCCCGCCGTTCCCGCCCGCCCGCCGCGCGCAGACCGGCCCGCGCGCGCCGTCCAGTCCCCGTTGCCCCGCACTGCTCGGCCACGGCCAGCGCCCGGCGCAGCGTCTCCCTGGCCGACTGCTCCGCGCCCAGCCGATGGCGCAGCAGCCCCAGCTCGGTCAGCACCTCGGCGTGCACCAGGCCCACCTCGGCCTGCTCGACCACGGTCAGCGCCTCGGCCAGCAGCGCCTCCCCGGCACGGCCGCCGGTGACCGTGCCCGCCAGCCGCAGCACCGTGCCCAGCGTCCAGGGCAGGCCCCACTCACGCGCCGCGGCCAGTTCCGGCTCGATCGCGCGCAGCGCCTCGGCCTGTCGCCCGGCGGCGTGCAGGGCCAGGGCCTGGTAGCCGCGCCAGGGGATCACCGCGGGGTTGCGCACGCCCCAGGCGGCCAGCCGCCGGCCGCACTCGGTGAAGTCGGCCAGTGCGCCGTCCAGGTCGCCCAGGGCCAGCCGGAGCCTGCCGCGCACGTCCAGCACGTGGTTGAAGTGCCACAGCTCCGGCAGCTCGCCGTCCAGCCGCATCCGGTAGAGCAGCTCCAGCGCGTCCTCGGTGCGGTCCAGCGCGAGCAGCACGTCCAGGTAGTGCGCGTACCGGTGCGCGGCCAGCGGCTGCCAGCCGGGATCGCGGTCGCCGATGGACTCCTCCGCGTCGGCCAGCGCCAGGTCCAGCCTGCCCTGCCGGTGCCGGACCTGCACCCGCAGGCAGGTGGAGAGCGCGTAGCGCAGGAACGAGCCCTGCCGCCGCGCGTGCGTGACCGCCTCGCTGGTCACCGCGGCCGCCCGGTCCAGGTCGTCGCAGCGGATCAGGGTCATCACCGCGGACATGTGCGGGCCCCAGTGCTCGGTGTAGAGCGCCTGCCCGGCCAGCGCCCGCCGGGCCTGCGCCAGGGCCACCTCGGGTGCGCCGAGCCGGAACACCTCGTGGCAGGCGCGCATGCCGAGCAGGCCGGAGTCGGCGTCACCGGTCGGCTCGGCCAGCCGGGCGGTGATCATCGGCGCGGTGGCCGCGTGCTGCCAGGCCAGGAAGTACAGCTCGCTCTGCAGGTAGCCGTGCGTGCTGGTGCCCTCGGCCTGGGCGACCGCCGCGGTGATCAGCGACAGGCCCTCCGCGCCGCGGCCGACGGTGAGCAGCGCCCGCGCCAGGTCCACGGTCACCGCCGCGCCGCGCTCGTGCGCGGTGGTCAGCGAGCGCACCGCGGCGACCCCGTCGAAGTGCAGCTGCGCCCGGCCCAGCTCGGCGTGCAGCTCCGGCCCGGCCGCCGGTCCCTCCTCGATCGCCCTGGCCAGGTAGGCGGCGCTGGTCTCCGGCGCGCCCCTGGACCTGGCCAGCGCGGCCGCCGAGCGCAGCGCCGCCACCCGCCAGCCCTGGCCCGCGGGCGCCACCGGCAGCAGGTGCGCGGCCACCTGGTCCGGCCCGGCCCGCTCGAACCCCGGCGCGCGCGCCTGCATCAGCTCGGCCACCCGCTCGTGCAAGGCCGAGCGGGCCTGCGCGGACAGGTCCCGGTAGACCACCTCGCGCACCATCGGGTGCACGAACCGCGGCCCGTCCACCGCGAACAGCCCCAGCGCGACCAGCCGCCGCACGCACGCCTCGACCTGGGCCGCGCCCAGCCCGGTCAGCCGCTGCACCTGAGCCGCCGTGGCCGCCGGGCCGAGCACCGCGACCGCCTCGGCCACCGTGCCGGTCTCCGGTGGGCTGCGCCGCAGCCGCCCGAGCACGCCGGAGGCGATCGCGGCCACGCCGAACTCCGGCACCAGCCCGGCCTCCGCCGCCGCGCCGGTGACCCGGTGCGCGCGCAGGCCGCGCAGCAACTCGGTCAGCAGCAACGGGTTCCCGCCGGTGGAGTCCAGGCAGGCGGCGGCGAACTCGGCGGCCACCGGCCCGCCCAGCTCCGCCCGCGCCAGGTCGGCCACGGCCACCGCGCTCAACGGCTCCGGCCGCAGCACCTGGCAGAGCGGACTGGCCAGGATCTCCTCCACCGCACGCGGATCGGCCGGTGTCTCGCCTTCCCGGACCGCGAGCAGCAGGCCCACCGGCAGCCCGTCCAGCCGCCGGGCCAGGTAGGCCAGCCAGCGCAGCGAGGACAGGTCGGCCCAGTGCACGTCGTCGACCACCACCAGGAACGGGCCGTGGTCGGCGAACCCGGCCAGCAGCCAGTACAGCCCGTGCAGCGCCGCGCCGAGCGCGTCCGGCGGCACCGCGTCCACCGGGCCCGGCGCCTCCTCCAGCACCGGCCGGGCGAACCGCGCCGGTCCGGCGAACAGCTCCGCCCGCC from Crossiella sp. CA-258035 harbors:
- a CDS encoding LuxR family transcriptional regulator, whose protein sequence is MPERTVLERGAELAALDDLVRRVRGGGSALVVLDGPAGIGKTTLLRSVRARAGEAGLPVVSGVGSELERQFGFGVVRQLIEPRLAAAGAARRAELFAGPARFARPVLEEAPGPVDAVPPDALGAALHGLYWLLAGFADHGPFLVVVDDVHWADLSSLRWLAYLARRLDGLPVGLLLAVREGETPADPRAVEEILASPLCQVLRPEPLSAVAVADLARAELGGPVAAEFAAACLDSTGGNPLLLTELLRGLRAHRVTGAAAEAGLVPEFGVAAIASGVLGRLRRSPPETGTVAEAVAVLGPAATAAQVQRLTGLGAAQVEACVRRLVALGLFAVDGPRFVHPMVREVVYRDLSAQARSALHERVAELMQARAPGFERAGPDQVAAHLLPVAPAGQGWRVAALRSAAALARSRGAPETSAAYLARAIEEGPAAGPELHAELGRAQLHFDGVAAVRSLTTAHERGAAVTVDLARALLTVGRGAEGLSLITAAVAQAEGTSTHGYLQSELYFLAWQHAATAPMITARLAEPTGDADSGLLGMRACHEVFRLGAPEVALAQARRALAGQALYTEHWGPHMSAVMTLIRCDDLDRAAAVTSEAVTHARRQGSFLRYALSTCLRVQVRHRQGRLDLALADAEESIGDRDPGWQPLAAHRYAHYLDVLLALDRTEDALELLYRMRLDGELPELWHFNHVLDVRGRLRLALGDLDGALADFTECGRRLAAWGVRNPAVIPWRGYQALALHAAGRQAEALRAIEPELAAAREWGLPWTLGTVLRLAGTVTGGRAGEALLAEALTVVEQAEVGLVHAEVLTELGLLRHRLGAEQSARETLRRALAVAEQCGATGTGRRARAGLRAAGGRERRAEHTGPAALTGTERRVAALAAEGRSNPQIAAELTVGVRTVEMHLTNAYRKLGVSGRAELTAALGR